The nucleotide sequence GGTGCTGTTGCTCTGGTTGAGGTGATAGAGTTCGGCGGCTCTGGCCGGTGTGAAGGCGCTGAGAGCGAGCAGCGTGACGGCGGTGAGTGAAGGCGCGCGATGCATTCGGCGTGGGCTTCCGTCAACAAATACACCTCTCAAATGAGCCGGATACGGCGCCTGTAAAGATGCGTGGCGGGACGCGCGGGCAAATCCGTCCGTCACGCGACACTCTGTCGGCAGGGGGGGGTATCGAAATAATTATAGACAATAGCAAAGGATATTGACGACAAATGACCGACTAATATAATAACAGCGGCAACAACAATTGAAATATCATAATATGAGACATTTATAAGATTATGAGAACGGCGGAAAATGCAATAATAGCATTCTGACAGTTTATGTTGAAATCTTCTTGATTTATGATAAAAAATTGGGAAATGGAATTTTAATTATGCAAAAATAATAAAATATAAAATGTCAATATTTTTAAATAATTTAGGAATTTTTTCGATGGAACAAATTGAAGAGTGGCTATTAACGACGTCTATCGTCTATGTTGTAAATGAAAACTTTTTAAGCAAAAGTCGTATTTTTGAAGTTGTAAATTATTTTTACCGAATTGGAATTCCAGAAATTATTATTATTGATGGATTTGGAGATAATCCCGAATTATTTACAAAAAACAAATATTTTAGATATTTCTCTAAAGATAGTTCAATATCTGTAGATGATATAATAAAAGATCCAGAGAAGTATTGTGATATGAATAATATTGTTATTATTGCGAATGATCGTATATATTATCATTCAGGGTATATAAACAAAGAATATTTAGAAAAAATTATATATAATATGAATAATATTTTTCAAAGTGACGATAAATATGTAGGTGTGAACTGATATCTCACCGACGTAGAGCTTCATGCCGCTGGAAAAGGGATAATTTCGGCTTGGGGCCCATACGTACGTCGAGGACCAGGATTCGCTCCCGGTCGAACTCAACCATGCCGCCAAGGACGGTCAGCATCAGCCGGCCGTGCGGGGCGGTGGCGTTGGCCCCGCCGTCCCCGAGGGATCTGAACTCGGCGCCCTTCTCGGCGATGGTCGCGAGGGTATTCAGCAGATCACAGGTTGAGCGGGCGGGACGGTTGAACCGGGTGATCAACAGGATATCGTCGGCCTCGAGCCTGTCGATCGTCTTCCGAAGCTGGATCCGGTCAGTGCTTCGCCGCGGGCCTCTCCTGGAAGACACTTCCAGCAGCCGGCGGCTTTCAGCTGGGCGATCTAAGCGGCCACGCTCTGCCGGTCGGTGGCCCTCTCGGAGCAACTGCTGCGCCCGGTCATGGCACATGTTCACTCCCCTCGATTCCCAGGGCTGTTCAATGCTGATTTCTGAGTTGGGGTGAGTCCGATGTGCAACATCGGGGAGAGAATTGATTTTTCGGGGAGCGCGGGGATTCCCGACCGGCGGGATTTGGGATTCTTGGGAAGGCAACCGATTCGGAGGTTGTCATGGCCGCGTTCAGCTCGTTGCTCGATATACTGGCAGAGGTCCCCGATCCGCGGCGCGCGGAAGGCAAGCTCTACAAGCTGCCGCATGTCCTGCTGTTCTCGATCCTGGCGATCATCAGCGGCTGCAATTCGTATCGCGGCATCGTCACCTTCATCGACGTCCATCGCCGCCGGCTGAACCGCAGCTTCGGCCTGAAATGGCGCCGGGCGCCCTCGCACACGGCGATCCGCTACATCCTCCAGGGGCTCGACCCGGGCGCGGTGGAGGCCGCGTTCCGACGCCACGCGGCACTGCTGCAGGCGGCCAGGACCAAGCCCGGCACGGCCAGCATTGCGCTCGACGGCAAGACCCTGCGCGGCAGTTTCGACAGGTTCCATGACCGCACCGCGGCTCATGTGCTCAGCGCCTTCACCACCGACACCAAGCTGGTGCTCGCTCATGTCGAGATCGGCGAGAAATCCAGCGAGATCCCCGCCGCCCAGGCGCTGCTCGCCGAACTGGGCATCGCCAAGGACACAATCGTCACCCTGGATGCCCTGCACTGCCAAAAAAAGCCTTCAACGTCGCCCAGGCGGGCAACATCAACCTCATCGTCCAGGTCAAGGACAATCAACCGACGCTGAAGCAGGCGATCCACCATATCGCCACATCGAGCGCCCCATACGACGTCTTCCGGACCCGCGACCGCGGCCGCAATCGTGACGAAACCCGCACCGTCTCCGTCTTCGATCCCGCCAGCGCGCTCGCCGGCACCGAATGGCATCCCCTTGTCGCCGCCATCATTCAGGTCGAGCGCGCAATCGCCACCCGCAATCCCGAAACCGGCCTGCTCAAGCTGACATACGACATTGCCTTCTACGTCGCCAACACATCGCTCACCGCCGCCATCGCCGCCAAGGCCATCCGCGCACATTGGGGCATCGAAAATTCCTCCCACTATGTCCGAGACGTCACCTTCGCCGAGGATCGATCCCGGATCCGAACCAACCCTGGCGTCATCGCCCGATTGCGCAGCTTCGCCTTCAACATCCTCATGAACAGCAAAGCCACCGCCAGCACCCTCAGCCAAGACCGCTACCGCGCAGCTCTCGCCGGACTCAAACACCTCCTCGCACTCATTACTATCCCAAAGCGTTGAACAGCCCTGCCTCGATTCCTGAGCTTACGTTTTGCGAGCGTGCAATGATTTGCGCCGGCGCGATAGTCTGACAGGGTAGACTATTCAACTACTACTTAAGAATGAGGTATGTATCGATGCTTTTCTGACTATTTTGATATCAGATGAACGAACGTCTAGCGACGCAACATATACAACCTAACATTTATTATGAAATAAATTACAATCCCGAGTATATAGCGAAATATTATTTTGTCGGAATCTCTTACGTCTCATAGGGCGAGATGGGATATCCGTTTGATTCTATTAATATTGCAAATACGGCACGACTTTTGCCTGATTATTGAACGCACTTCACTGGATGAAGTGTCCGTGGTCATTCATGGCATGATTTCTCAAACGTTTGGAGCTTGCCTATCCGGTTGTTACCCACACCCACTAAATGTAGGGTGTGTCCATTCCCCGGAATAAAGCTCGTCAAAGGTTGGTGCGGCTGCCCTACCCGCGATTCCGAGCAGCGAGCGGAACGCGTTGAAGGGATAGAGGCGCCGGTTGAACCGAAACGTGAATTCATTGAGGTAGGCTTGTAGATGTTTGGCGCTGACCCCGTGATGGATGCCGTTGATCCAGGTCTTCAGGTTGGTAAAGACCAAGTGGACGATCGGCAGGAATTCTTCTGCCACCTCCGGGTCGCCGCATTCGGCGATTGCATGGTGGTCGAACCCGCGCCTTCCGAGACCGGCATAGCCGCTCCAGTCGTCGGTAACGATCAGCGATCCGGGAGCAACGGCGTTTTCGACGAATCCGCAGAGCGAATTGGCGCTACGGTCGGGGACAACAGCGAGACGAACGCGTCCCGCGTAGCGACCGTCTTTCCGATTGTCGAGCTTGGTTCCCGGTTTCCGGTGGCGCACCTCCACGGCACAGGCGACGAGAACCTTGTGATGGACACCCCGTCCATCGCCTCGGGTTCGTCCTCCAACCCACGTTTCATCCACTTCGACGTGTTCTTGCGGCGTGTCGCCAATCTTGTCGCGCTCGGGGCGCACCATCCCGGCGCGCAGCTTATGAAGGATGCCGAAGGCGGTCTCGTAGCGCGACAGGCCGAGTTGCCGCTGAAATTGGACGGCCGACATTCCGGGCGTCTGGCTGGCGATCAAGTAAGCCGCCCAGAACCAAGTCGACAGCGGCGTGTGACTGCGTTCCATAACGGTCCCAGCCATCAGGCTTACGTCTTTGCGACAGGCCCGGCAGCGCAGAACGCCCGGGCGCGCCTCGAAACGGAACGGCTCGCCAACGACGCCGCACCTTGGGCAGGCGAACCCTCCATTCCAGCGGGCGCTTTCGAGATAGGCGGCACAGGCCGCGTCGTTCGGGAAAATACGCTGGAATTCCGGCAGAGACTGCGGGAACGGCAGGTCTTCACGGGCCAGGACATCCATGCCCAACACTAGATCTAGTAGGTATGGGAGTCAACCGGATAGGCAAGGTTTGGAGATTGAACATGTCTAGCGTCCGCAAATATCTGTTACACGGAGCCGTAGTGCTCCTCGGCCTCACGGGAATAGCGCGGGCGGATATTTATAATCCGACCTGGCTAGTCACAGCCTGGACCACAACGAACGGTAAGATTGGCGGCACCAACTTTATAGGCGCTGCAAGCCAGCCTGTGCCACCAGCCGCAGATGCACTGGCTTCCTTCACATACTCAGGGCAGTTGAATTTCGACAACACCAATAAACAGGGGCAGTCGAATACGTACGGCGACTTCTTTACGAATACCGGCAATATCTCAAATTTCAGCAGTCTGAGTAACCAGACCGAGTCTGCGTTCCTTAAAACCACGATGAGTGCGCCGGGAAGCTCGAATTATTCATATCTGGAGTTCTCGCTCCAAGGTCCCGCTACGAATATAGCTGCTGGCACATACATCACGATCACCCACGACGATGGCGCCAGCAGCTATGCAAACGGTAAATCGGTAACGCTCTCGCCTGGCGAAACTCAAGCCGTCAGCGATACCGGCACATTACCGGTGGGATCGATGACAAGTTTTGCTGTTGACTACGTTGAGGCGAACGGCGCGCCGGCAGTTCTCAAAGTGGACGTACCGGAACCGGGCAGTGTTCTGCTCCTCGGAACGGGATTGCTCGTTCTCGGTCTCGTCGTTCGGAGGCGGCAGAAAGCCCTCTGAGACCCGCTGGTCGATCTTAACTGATGCGGTCCCGCTCACCCGGGACCGCCTTTCAATTGAAAAAAGCTATCAGCAGGAGGTTGCTTGACCTGGCCACGTCGGACCTCCGACGGTGAATCGGCTTCAACGTGGAGCCCTGGCTGGCAGGTGGCGCTCAATGATCCAAACAGCGTTTCCCCCTCCCCTCCCCCGCTGAGCGGCGTAGGTTTCCGTGATGGGGCTACTCGAATGAATTCTTACTTGGCCAGTTCACGCTTGAGCGCGGCAATGGCCTTTTCAAACGTTTCTGCGGCCTTCCAACCGTTTTCCTGGGCGATGGCATAAAATGCATCGGCCGTTGCCGGGTCTGTCTTCACGCTGAAAACCTTGTTTCGGCCAGTACGGTATACCATGGGTCGACGCTTAGTAGACGATTGGTCGTCGGTAGCCTGTGTTGGCGCTACAGGTTCCGGCTCGCGACTCTGAAACCTGCCTTTGCTACTGACCTCGTCAATGGCGGCCGGAGCGGGACGCCTTTGCTTGCCGACCGCCGGCTTGAAGTCACTCACATCCAAGGGCGAGCGTGGGTCGTCGAATATGCTGGATCTCTGTCTCACGCGTTAACCTCCCCTCGATTTCGGCGAAGAAGACCAACGACCTCTCTTGCGAAGGCCTGGGCGTTTTCTATCGCTGCCGGAATATTGCGGACATTTGCTGGGTCAAGAGCTTCCAGTGTTCCCCCGAAAGAAAACAGAGCACGATAGGCTTCCCTTTCATGAAGACGTGTCTTGAGAACGTGAACGCCGTTCTCAGCGAACTCGGCTTCTATGGCTGAAAGTGTACGCGGCCTGATTGCGGCGGAGGTGTTTGTAAAAATGACTGCTGCGGGAATGTGTAACCTGAAAGCTTCCTCTTGCTGTTTCACCTCCCGGATCGCGGCAACAGCCTCAACGGCATCAAGTACGGATCCGCGCGTTGGAATGAGTACCAAGTCTGCGCGGCTCATTGCATAGGGCACCATCCGGGATGCCGTCCCCTCCAGATCAACCACGACAAAAGCTGCGCGCTCTGCCTCGCTGTCGATCACGCGGATGATAGTTTTTTCAGTCACATCATCGATTACACGCAAGGATTGCGGCTTGCCCGGCAAGCGGCTCCACCTGGCCACAGGCTTGTTCGGATCAGCATCTATGATCGTGATTTCTGCCCCTGCTGCGGCCAGCTCAGTGGCAAGGATGACGGCGGATGTGCTCTTTCCGGCGCCACCTTTTGGTGATGCAAAGACAATGGTTGGCATAAACGACCCCAGAAAATCTACGGAAAGTAGACGGTAAGTCTACGGTATACCTTAGGTAGACGGTAGACTTACCGTCTATGACCGTCAATGGTAGACCGAAAGGTGACATTTAGTTGACCTAAGGTAGACTTTTTGGCGCTGCAGTTGTGATCCTCATGCTGTGCTCCTTTGATTCTCGAAGGACCTTGAACTTTGCCGTCGTTTGGATTCCAGACGCTACAACTGCGATTTGATCCCAGCGAGCCTTGATCTATGCGCCACCTGATTCTCGCCCGTCCGAATCGCCGGGGAGGGGGGCGGCAAGTCTCTGGCCGACATTTCTTCACCCGAAAGAGTCGGCTGGCGGCAAAGATTTCAGCGCCTAAGACCGGAAATTTCTCACGAATCGCTGGACAAGACCGCTCATCAGAGCGAGAGTCCGAGTCTCTAGAGACTGATTCGGATTCGCCGATG is from Acidiphilium multivorum AIU301 and encodes:
- a CDS encoding recombinase family protein, which codes for MCHDRAQQLLREGHRPAERGRLDRPAESRRLLEVSSRRGPRRSTDRIQLRKTIDRLEADDILLITRFNRPARSTCDLLNTLATIAEKGAEFRSLGDGGANATAPHGRLMLTVLGGMVEFDRERILVLDVRMGPKPKLSLFQRHEALRR
- a CDS encoding ISAs1 family transposase, with product MAAFSSLLDILAEVPDPRRAEGKLYKLPHVLLFSILAIISGCNSYRGIVTFIDVHRRRLNRSFGLKWRRAPSHTAIRYILQGLDPGAVEAAFRRHAALLQAARTKPGTASIALDGKTLRGSFDRFHDRTAAHVLSAFTTDTKLVLAHVEIGEKSSEIPAAQALLAELGIAKDTIVTLDALHCQKKPSTSPRRATSTSSSRSRTINRR
- a CDS encoding ISAs1 family transposase; its protein translation is MATSSAPYDVFRTRDRGRNRDETRTVSVFDPASALAGTEWHPLVAAIIQVERAIATRNPETGLLKLTYDIAFYVANTSLTAAIAAKAIRAHWGIENSSHYVRDVTFAEDRSRIRTNPGVIARLRSFAFNILMNSKATASTLSQDRYRAALAGLKHLLALITIPKR
- a CDS encoding IS1595-like element ISAcr1 family transposase, with protein sequence MDVLAREDLPFPQSLPEFQRIFPNDAACAAYLESARWNGGFACPRCGVVGEPFRFEARPGVLRCRACRKDVSLMAGTVMERSHTPLSTWFWAAYLIASQTPGMSAVQFQRQLGLSRYETAFGILHKLRAGMVRPERDKIGDTPQEHVEVDETWVGGRTRGDGRGVHHKVLVACAVEVRHRKPGTKLDNRKDGRYAGRVRLAVVPDRSANSLCGFVENAVAPGSLIVTDDWSGYAGLGRRGFDHHAIAECGDPEVAEEFLPIVHLVFTNLKTWINGIHHGVSAKHLQAYLNEFTFRFNRRLYPFNAFRSLLGIAGRAAAPTFDELYSGEWTHPTFSGCG
- a CDS encoding PEP-CTERM sorting domain-containing protein, with the translated sequence MSSVRKYLLHGAVVLLGLTGIARADIYNPTWLVTAWTTTNGKIGGTNFIGAASQPVPPAADALASFTYSGQLNFDNTNKQGQSNTYGDFFTNTGNISNFSSLSNQTESAFLKTTMSAPGSSNYSYLEFSLQGPATNIAAGTYITITHDDGASSYANGKSVTLSPGETQAVSDTGTLPVGSMTSFAVDYVEANGAPAVLKVDVPEPGSVLLLGTGLLVLGLVVRRRQKAL
- a CDS encoding ParA family protein, whose product is MPTIVFASPKGGAGKSTSAVILATELAAAGAEITIIDADPNKPVARWSRLPGKPQSLRVIDDVTEKTIIRVIDSEAERAAFVVVDLEGTASRMVPYAMSRADLVLIPTRGSVLDAVEAVAAIREVKQQEEAFRLHIPAAVIFTNTSAAIRPRTLSAIEAEFAENGVHVLKTRLHEREAYRALFSFGGTLEALDPANVRNIPAAIENAQAFAREVVGLLRRNRGEVNA